One region of Labeo rohita strain BAU-BD-2019 unplaced genomic scaffold, IGBB_LRoh.1.0 scaffold_103, whole genome shotgun sequence genomic DNA includes:
- the LOC127157301 gene encoding unconventional myosin-Vc-like has translation MSQWITSFLTDRQQLVRMGTLMSSSRTTNTGAPQGCVLSPLLFSPYTNDCTSKDPSVKLLKFADDTTLIGLIQDGEESAYRQEVEQLAVSCSLNNLELNTLKTVEMIIDFKRNPLHSPLSASWTALWVQWRHSSSNTGLRKRTSSIADEGTYTLDSIIRQLNSFHSIMCQHGTDPELIKQVVKQQFYIIGAVTLNNLLLRKDMCSWSKGMQIRYNVSQLEE, from the exons ATGTCtcagtggatcaccagcttTCTGACAGATAGGCAACAGCTAGTGAGAATGGGGACATTAATGTCAAGTAGCCGCACCACAAACACTGGCGCCCCTCAAGGTTGTGTTCTctccccactgctcttctccccGTACACAAACGACTGCACCTctaaagacccctctgtcaagctcctgaagtttgcagatgacaccACACTCATCGGCCTCATTCAGGATGGTGAAGAGTCTGCTTACAGACAAGAGGTTGAGCAGCTTGCTGTCTCGTGCAGTCttaacaacctggagctcaacacgcTCAAAACAGTGGAGATGATCATAGACTTCAAGAGAAACCCCCTGCACTCCCCCCTCTCAGCATCATGGACAGCACTGTGGGTGCAGTGGAGACATTCAAGTTCCAACACGGGTCTCCGTAAGAGGACGTCCAGCATCGCCGACGAGGGCACGTACACGCTGGACTCCATCATCCGCCAGCTCAACTCCTTCCACTCCATCATGTGTCAGCACGGCACCGACCCGGAGCTCATCAAACAGGTGGTCAAGCAGCAGTTCTACATCATCGGCGCCGTCACCCTCAACAACCTGCTGCTGCGCAAAGACATGTGCTCCTGGAGCAAGGGCATGCAGATCAG gtATAACGTGAGTCAGCTGGAGGAGTGA